A genome region from Amblyraja radiata isolate CabotCenter1 chromosome 2, sAmbRad1.1.pri, whole genome shotgun sequence includes the following:
- the LOC116984596 gene encoding E3 ubiquitin-protein ligase TRIM7-like translates to MVCGLQTQMGRLKGNLAKKFSEWRESLREGEEEVLSMVDEEGQRLLAHSSRSSHMLDRTMDLIQQIDEQSQRLTQEDPLDFIQAVKELLSKASEVQKQKIPIHHKDTLNMNLISDYTKERVQNSMLYHSAITSIVGEWARLTLDPKTAYWFLTVSEDARSLSFGYDLQPYPSNPERFRTHRQILCCQSFSSGYHTWVVEAEGIAWGIGVAYGSIAREGLTSDLANSDKAWCVHFSHGTLTASHSGAHTDIISDPTYNRFQVELDFDMGTVSFYQVNHSLKHLHTFKTTFSEPIFPAFSCFYISSLKLC, encoded by the exons ATGGTTTGTGGGTTGCAGACACAGATGGGCCGGCTGAAGGGGAACCTGGCGAAGAAGTTCTCGGAGTGGCGCGAGAGCCtgcgggagggggaggaggaggtgctGAGCATGGTGGATGAGGAGGGTCAGCGCCTGCTGGCCCACAGCTCCCGCTCCTCCCACATGCTGGACCGCACCATGGACCTCATCCAGCAGATCGACGAGCAGTCCCAGCGCCTGACCCAAGAGGACCCCCTCGACTTCATCCAG GCCGTGAAAGAACTCCTTTCAAA GGCCTCGGAGGTACAAAAGCAGAAGATTCCAATTCACCACAAGGACACGCTGAACATGAACCTGATTTCTGACTACAccaaggagagggtgcagaactCCATGCTCTATCACTCCGCCATCACCAGCATTGTCG gTGAGTGGGCTCGGCTGACCTTGGACCCCAAGACGGCCTACTGGTTCCTGACGGTGTCAGAGGACGCCCGCTCCCTGAGCTTCGGCTACGACCTGCAGCCGTACCCGTCCAACCCCGAGCGCTTCCGCACCCACCGCCAGATCCTGTGCTGCCAGAGCTTCTCGTCAGGCTACCACACCTGGGTGGTGGAGGCGGAGGGCATCGCCTGGGGCATCGGCGTGGCCTACGGCAGCATCGCCCGAGAAGGCCTGACCTCAGACCTGGCCAACAGCGACAAGGCCTGGTGCGTCCACTTCAGCCACGGCACACTGACCGCCAGCCACTCCGGAGCCCACACCGACATCATCAGCGACCCCACATACAACAGGTTCCAGGTGGAACTGGACTTTGACATGGGCACTGTCTCATTCTACCAGGTCAACCACTCCCTCAAGCACCTCCACACCTTCAAGACCACCTTCAGTGAGCCCATCTTCCCAGCTTTCTCCTGCTTCTACATCTCATCCCTCAAGCTCTGTTAA